The following proteins come from a genomic window of Aequorivita marisscotiae:
- a CDS encoding trans-sulfuration enzyme family protein — protein MKSENLGINTICTHIGEVEDKQFKGAISPLFMSSSYAYEDVEVKRYPRYFNTPNQEALCKKIAKLEKCEAALIFGSGMAAVSTTMLAFLHKGDHVVLPQTLYGGTYNFVVEEFHKFGIEYSFAEGFSETDFSEKIQPNTKVIFIETPSNPLMRITDLEIISKLAKQHGVITMIDNTFASPVNQTPADFGIDIMIHSATKYMGGHSDICAGAVAASEEHIKIIWNLAKNLGGSLSDYTVWLLERSMKTMVLRVKAQNKNAKKMAKWLEKHAMVEKVYYPGLKNHPDNALAKKQMTGYTGMLSFEIDNSLNVDEFLKALKLIKPSMSLAGVESTILSPAKTSHGLLSPEARKEQGIGDGLLRFSVGIEEVEDLIADLEEAFQKVSKMEKI, from the coding sequence ATGAAATCAGAAAATCTTGGTATAAACACCATCTGTACGCATATAGGCGAAGTAGAAGACAAGCAATTTAAAGGCGCAATTTCGCCATTATTTATGTCGAGTAGCTATGCTTATGAAGATGTAGAAGTAAAGCGTTACCCGCGTTATTTTAATACACCAAATCAAGAGGCGCTATGTAAAAAAATCGCCAAGCTTGAAAAATGCGAAGCCGCACTTATTTTTGGAAGCGGTATGGCTGCAGTTAGCACAACCATGCTCGCATTTTTGCACAAGGGCGATCACGTGGTACTGCCACAGACTTTGTACGGTGGAACGTATAATTTTGTAGTTGAGGAATTTCATAAATTTGGAATTGAATATTCGTTCGCCGAAGGATTTTCCGAAACGGATTTTTCTGAAAAAATTCAGCCAAATACCAAAGTAATCTTTATTGAAACACCTTCTAATCCGCTAATGCGAATAACCGATCTGGAAATAATTTCAAAATTGGCTAAACAACACGGAGTTATAACAATGATTGACAATACATTCGCTTCTCCGGTAAACCAAACCCCGGCCGATTTTGGAATTGATATTATGATTCATAGCGCCACAAAGTATATGGGTGGCCATAGCGATATTTGTGCAGGTGCCGTCGCGGCAAGCGAGGAACACATTAAAATAATCTGGAATCTTGCCAAAAATCTTGGTGGAAGTTTAAGCGATTATACCGTTTGGTTATTGGAACGAAGTATGAAAACCATGGTGCTTCGGGTAAAAGCGCAGAACAAGAATGCTAAGAAAATGGCAAAATGGTTGGAAAAGCACGCGATGGTTGAAAAGGTTTATTATCCGGGATTAAAAAATCATCCCGACAACGCGTTGGCAAAAAAACAGATGACGGGTTATACGGGAATGCTTTCGTTTGAAATTGACAATTCCTTGAATGTAGATGAATTTTTAAAGGCTTTGAAATTAATTAAGCCGTCCATGAGTTTGGCAGGTGTGGAATCGACCATACTTTCACCGGCCAAAACATCGCACGGATTGTTATCTCCCGAGGCGCGGAAAGAGCAAGGGATAGGAGACGGTTTGCTTCGATTTTCGGTGGGAATTGAAGAAGTTGAAGATTTAATTGCAGATTTAGAAGAAGCTTTTCAAAAAGTTTCAAAAATGGAAAAAATTTAA
- the bshB1 gene encoding bacillithiol biosynthesis deacetylase BshB1: MKIDILAIGAHPDDVELGCSATLAKEISAGKTVGILDLTRGELGTRGTAEIRDSEAEAAAKILGVKFRHNLEFSDGFLVNNAASQLEIIKIIRKYQPEMVLCNAIDDRHTDHAKASKMASDACFLSGLQKIETIYESNHQKAWRPKYVYHYIQWKNIEPDFVVDVTGFLDKKLETVFAYKSQFHQKEANEPETPITSTNFRDSITYRAQDLGRLIGTEYAEGFTTERYPAVSSIFDLI, translated from the coding sequence ATGAAGATTGATATATTGGCCATAGGCGCCCATCCAGACGATGTAGAATTGGGCTGTTCGGCTACTTTGGCAAAAGAGATTAGTGCTGGAAAAACAGTAGGAATTTTAGACCTTACCCGTGGGGAACTTGGAACACGCGGAACTGCGGAAATTCGAGATAGCGAAGCGGAAGCGGCTGCTAAAATTTTGGGTGTTAAGTTTCGTCATAATCTTGAATTTTCGGATGGTTTTTTAGTGAATAATGCTGCCTCTCAGTTGGAAATAATAAAGATAATAAGAAAGTACCAACCCGAAATGGTGCTGTGCAACGCTATAGACGATAGGCATACTGACCATGCAAAAGCCAGCAAAATGGCCAGCGATGCTTGTTTTTTAAGCGGATTGCAGAAAATTGAAACTATTTATGAAAGCAACCATCAAAAAGCTTGGCGTCCAAAATACGTTTACCATTATATTCAATGGAAAAATATTGAACCAGATTTTGTGGTAGATGTTACCGGATTTTTGGATAAAAAATTGGAAACTGTTTTCGCGTATAAAAGTCAATTTCACCAAAAAGAAGCCAATGAACCCGAAACACCGATTACTTCAACAAATTTTAGAGATAGTATTACGTACCGGGCGCAGGACTTGGGAAGGCTTATTGGCACTGAATATGCCGAAGGTTTTACAACAGAACGGTATCCTGCAGTAAGCTCTATTTTCGATTTAATTTAA